The Sphingobacteriales bacterium nucleotide sequence GCACTACAACCAATAGAAATACCTTAGTAAAAATAGCCGATAATGTAAGTGCAATCAATGCCGGAATATTTCATAGTTTAGTCTTAAAAACAGATAATACACTTTGGGCTTGTGGAGATAATGATTATGGACAATTGGGTGATGGCTCCAATACAGATAGAAATCAACTCAAAAAAATTACAGACAATGTAAAAGAAATAAGTGCAGGAGGATATTATAGCTTAGTATTAAAAATGGACAATACACTTTGGGCTTGTGGTTCTAATGCTGGTGGTGAATTAGGCGATGGCACTATTACAGATAAAAATACTTTGGTAAAAATAGCCGATAATGTAAGCACAATGAGCGCTGGAACATCTCATACTTTAGTACTGAAAAATGACCATACACTTTGGGCTTGTGGTTCTAATTTTTTTGGTCAACTAGGAAATGGGTCCTATGCAGATACAAATAGACTTACAAAAATTACTGAAAATGTAAAAGCAATGAATGCTGGCTATGATTATACTTTAGTTTTAAAAAACGACAATTCACTTTGGGTTTGTGGTTATAATAGTAGTGGACAATTAGGCGATGGTACTACTATAGAAAAAGTTATTTTAGTAAAAATTGCTAATAATGTAAGTACAATGAGTGCTGTAGGATTACACTGCTTAGTATTAAAAAATGACAATTCACTTTTTGCTTCTGGTAATAATTATTATGGACAATTAGGAGATAGAACAACCACAGATAAATATACACTTACACCAATGTATATACCTTGGTAATTTTTATAGGAAAAGACATCAACAACAATAAAGAAGATGTTTTTGTACAATTACAGGTACAGTAATAAACACAAACAACTTCATTTTTTCATAGTTTTGGCTCAAAACATATTTATTTATGTTTTGAGCTTTTTTAGTTTATTAATAGATATTTCTAAGAATTGATAAATATATAGAAGTATATACATCAATACATAAAGCGTAATACTAAAATAATCAAACAAACGTTTGGATATTCAATGCATGCATTGTATTTTTGTCTTATCTAAAGTATATTAATCTAAAAAACAAATTAAAATGAGCGCAGGAGCAACAACAAAAAACTTACTAAAAGGTGGAGAGTTTCTAGTAAAAGAAACAGACTTCAATGATGTGTTTACACCTCAAGATGTTTCTGAAGAGCAACAAGCAATCAGACAAGCAGCTGTAGATTTTCTAGATGCTGAAGTTTTAAAACATCCACATTTAGCCAATGAAGTAGATTTAGAATTAACTAAAACACTACTAGAAAAAATTGGAGAATTAGGACTTTTAGGCTTAGCTATTCCAGAAGAATATGGTGGCATGGGTCAAGATTATAATACAAATTCTATAGTAGTAGAAGCTATGGCAAAAGCACGTTCATTTACACTTTCATGGGGTGCGCATGTTGGTATTGGTTCATTGCCAATCGTATATTTCGGAAACGAAGAACAAAAACAAAAATATCTACCAAAATTAGCATCAGGAGAATTAAAAGCATGTTATTGTTTAACTGAGCCAGGAAGTGGTTCTGATGCATTAGGTGCAAAAACACGTGCAGACTTAAATGCAGAAGGCACTCATTATATACTTAATGGACAAAAAATGTGGATCACAAATTCTGGTTTCGCAGATGTTTTCATCGTATTTGCACAAATAGATGGCGATAAATTCACAGGATTTATTGTAGAAAAAGATATGCCAGGCTTATCATTAGGTGCCGAAGAAAAGAAAATGGGTATCAAAGGTTCTTCAACAAGATTAGTATTCTTAGAGAATGTAAAGGTTCCCAAAGAAAACTTATTAGGAGAAATAGGCAAAGGACATTTAATAGCATTCAATATCTTAAATATTGGACGTCATAAATTAGGAATTGGCTCAGTAGGTGGCGCAAAAGAAGTATTGGGACACGCAGCAAGATATGCAATGGAACGTCAACAATTTAAAACACCAATTGGAAAGTTTGGAGCTATTCAATATAAAATTGCAGAAATGGCAATCCAAATATATGCATCAGAAAGTGCTTGTTATAGAGCAGGAGACTCGATTGATAATATGGAAAAAGAACTAATCAATCAAGGAAAACCATTTCAAGAAGCAATACTTGGTGCAGCAGATGAGTATTCAATCGAATGTGCTTTCTTAAAAGTACATGGCTCAGAAGTATTAGATTATTGCGTAGACGAGGCAGTACAAGTACATGGTGGAATGGGCTTCTCAGAAGAAACTGATGTTTGTGGCGCATATAGAGATGCACGTATCAATAGAATATTTGAAGGTACTAACGAAATCAATAGACTATTAACTGTTGATATGCTGATAAGAAGAGCAATGGGCGGAAAAATTGACTTAATGACACCAGCAATGGCAATACAAAAAGAGTTGATGAGTGTTCCAGATTTCTCTTCAGATGATGATGAAAATATTTTATCAAATGAAATTAAAGCTGTAAAAAATGCTAAAAAAGCAGTATTACTAACAGCAGGTGCAGCAGTTCAGAAATTAATGCAAAAATTAAAACATGAACAAGAAATTTTAATGAATATTGCAGATATGATTTTAGAAGTATATGCAATGGAATCATCGTTATTACGTCTACAAAAATCAATTGCAAAAAATGGCGAAGCAGCATGCGAATTAGAAATTGCTATTGTAAAAACATACATTAGTGATGCTATGGAGAAAATAAACATACATGGCAAACACGCATTGCAATCTTTTGCAGATGGTGATGAATTGAGAATTATGTTGATGGGATTAAAAAGATATACAAAATCTGATATCTACAATACAAAAGTAGCAAGAAGAAAAATTGCAGATAAGGTATTAGAAGAAGGAAGATATTGTTTCTAAAAAAGAATAAGTTTACTTTTATTTTAAAGGCTACCAACTCAGGTAGCCTTTATATTTATATGCTAATTTAACCCGAATTATTCATTTGGGAGAAGAAAATAGATTAATAAGTAGCTATCAAATTATCTATTATTTCAAAAACTGAACTCCAACTATATTCTTGAATTGCTATTTTTCTACTTTCTATTGCTAATGTATTCCATACTTGTTCGTCATTCATCAATGTAATAATATCCTCAGCAAAGATTGTTGCATCATCTGCAATAAAAATATGTTTTTTGTTTTCTGCTTTTAAGCCTTCGGTACCTATTGATGTTGTAACACATGGAATGCCACGATACATAGCTGAAATAACTTTTACTTTTATGCCACTTCCGAAACGTAATGGGACAATAAAACATTTTGCTTGCTTGAAGTATGGCTCAACATCATCTACAAAACCTAGTAATTTTACTTCTTTAATATTTTTTACTTTTTCTACAATTCGTTTATCTGGATTTTTGCCAATAATATTGAAAGTAATTTGTGGTATTTGTGCTTTTAGTTTATCCCAAATTTCATCGAAAAACCAAAGCAAGCCATCAATATTTGCTTCCCAAGTTAGTGTGCCAATATACAACAACTGAAAATTATTTTTATCGAAATGCAATGCTGGCTCATCTATCAAGTTATCGTCGCCAAGATGGTATGTGGTATGAAAATTATTATTTTGAACGCCATTATTCTTTAGCTCAAGTTCATCATTTGGCGAAGCTAAAATGGCTTTTGTTTCATTACAATATTGTATTTCTAATCTTTGTAATAATGTAGCTTGTATTTGTAGAATAAGTTTCTTGATTAGATTTTTCTCGACTGCTGCTGCACGCTTCCACATCTTAAATTCTGCATTGTGCTGATGAATAATTGTTTTTGAAAAATATTGCTTTGGAATGTATTGAAACATATCTACATGATCTACAAAAATGACATCATATTTCTGCCAAACATTATCTAATATTTTTTGCAATTCTTTACTGTAATTTCTGTAAAATGAAATTGGCTTCAATTTGCTATTTGCTATTACAATATTTTTTGCTGTTCTTGGAATATCTGCCTTAGCATAAAATATTTCTTGATATGGTATTTCGTGCTTTATTTGTTCTAAATAAATTTCATTATTGTCTTTTAGTAAACATGCTATATCTACATGGTGTTTTTGTGATAAGTGCAATGCTGTTCTATATGATTTGATGATGCCTCCACTGTGTGGCGGAAATGGAAGTTGCGTGGTTAGAAATAGAATATTCTTCTTCATCATTAATCAAAAAATTGCCAATTTACACCAACTCTAAATGTTCTATCTAAGTAACCATAATTTGGTGCTGTGTAGATTCCTTTTTGTTTAAACATACCTTGATTAGCATGCTCTAATCGCATAAAAATTCCTGTTCTTCTTACATACAAATTAAAAAATATATCTAAAATTGGATAAAACTTTAACTTAGTATTTTGCTGTAAATAAAATTCTGCCAAGGCTGGTTGGTATGCATTACCATAAAAATTTGTATTGTATCTTAAATCAAATCCTACGTGTGCTTTTAGCTTTCCGCTTATCCAACCACCTTTGTAATAAAGTGTAGTTTGCATAGCAAATACTGGCATTTTTATGACATTTCTGTTTGAAATATATTGTACCCAAAATTGATTTCCAAAGTATAGAAATTTAAAATCAAAATCTTTTTGAACATAAAACTGCAACACATTAATTGATTTTTGATGTTGCCTTACAATTGATGAGGTGTCATAATATATGTAGTTTTTTACAAGATAATTATCTAGTCTTGCAAACAACATTTGCTTTTGCCAATTAAATTGTACGCTTGTTCTATTATTCAAAATTTTATTAAAATTATTATTCCAAATAAAATGATTGGATAATAATTCGTTTTCTTTTTGTGTTGGAGAACTTATTTGAAAAAGATTACCAATACTCAAATTTATTTCTCTATTGATAGCATACGATAAATTTGCATTCAATTGCAAATTGCCAATGTATTTTGGAGAAAGATTAATTATAGTCTGGACGAAATATTTCAACTTTGCACTATCGTTTTTAGAAGCAATTCCACCAACTAAATTTAAATCAAAAATATTTTTATCAATACTATATTGCTTGTATTTTATTGCATCAAATGACAATCCTATTTTATATAAAAATGGTAACCTATTGTTACTATCATTATAGTTTCTAAATGCTATTGTATTATTTATTGTCCATGATTTTGTAAAATCGTGTGTGGAGTCTGCATTCAAATAATGATTTGTAAAAAATGTAGAATCTGCATCATAAATTTTGAATAAGTATTTTTCATTTTTGTAAGAAAAGTGATGTTCTAATGCATATTTTGGATGTATGTGTTTTTGAGTTACTGTATCATTCAGTGTGTCTATTGTTTTTTTACCAAGATTGAATGTTTGTATAAAGAAAACTTCTTTCTCTACATATTTATTGGTTGCTGTAGTTAAATTCACGTCGGCAAACTCTTTATTTTTTTTGCCTTTGTAAATCTCATTGGTGTACACGTCAGCAATTGCCCAGCCACCATTTTCTTGATTTTTTACATTATTAAATAAGAATGCAAATTTTATATCATATCTATTACTTTTGCTTCTAAACCATTGTTCTAATCCTAAATTATTATATATACTTTCTTGTCTTTGAGCCTGACCTTTGAAACTATTTCTTCTGTAATACAAACCTATGTTTGCTTGTTTATTTATATTTATTGAAAAATCTGCGCCGCCAATAATTTCCTCTTTTGCGCCAAAAATAAAATCTAAGTTGGTGTACGGTGTTTTGGTATCAAAGAATTTTAATTTATTTTTTTGTAATTGGTATAGTTTAAAACTATTATAGCCTGTTGCAAAACCTATATTTCTGTTGTATTGAAACATTAATGGATAATATGCTGTACCAAAATTTCCAATATTATAATATGGTACATCTTGTTTTTCTGTGGCATTGTATCTGTGTAAGTTTTGCGTTATACTATCTATCTTTCTGAGTTCTGGATTTTCAAGTGTAAGATATTTAGTATCATATTGCAATACTGGATTTGGTGTGGTAATGCGTGTTTGTGCCATCAGCATCGAATAGCTACAACATACTATCAGAAAAATAAAAAGTCTACACACAAGACAAAAATACAATTTTATGCCTGCACGTATTAATATTTATTTGTAAAATAATAATCTAAATAAGCTTTGATAGTTTGCTCAAATGTTTGACTATTTCTAGATTTTATTTTTATTTGAATAGGTTGCACCCAAATATTAATTTGTTTTGCCTCGAACCAAGCTTTGTGTGGCAAAAACTTGACAGCATCTTTTTCTGTGGTAATCCAATTTTTAGATTTTTCTTCTGCCAATATTTCTTCAAAATCATTTATAGTATAATGATGATGGTCGTTGTATTCGTAATGTTGAATATTGTGAATTGAGTTTAGATGACTATATATACTAGCTGAGTTGGCAATGCCTGTGATTAATATCAGTTGCTCGTCTGGAATTGAATGATTGTGAAAAAGCGCATAAATGGTATTGTACTGTATGTACGAAAAGAATACTTTTTGATGTGGTGTTGGATTTATTTTTTGTTCTAGCTGCAACATTTCATCATTTGCAATTGTTGGCTTACAATTACTTACAATAATAATGTCTGCTCTATCTTTTGCCTGAATTGGCTCACGCAAAGAGCCAAGTGGTAAAATCTTATCATTCCAAAATGGATTTTGGTATGTTGTTAGTAGAATATTTAACTGTGCTTTTACACTCAAATGTTGGAAACCATCATCCATAATAATTGTTTGTACATCTGGTGCAAATGAAAGTAATTGTGGTATAGCATATATTCTTTGCTCGCCTACAGTTACTTCTGTGTATGGATATTTTAATTTTAGTAAAAGTGGCTCATCGCCTACATCTTCTGATTGGTGTGTTGTTTTTACTTTTACAAAACCTGAAGTTTTCCTTTTGTATCCTCTGCTAATGACACCAATTTTGTATTCTTGTTGTAGTAATTCAATTAGGTAAGCTACCATTGGTGTTTTGCCTGTGCCACCTACACTCAAGTTTCCTATACAAATAACAGGCAAACTAAAGTGTGTGCTTCCTAAAAAAGAAGATTTATACAACCAATATCTAATGTAGATGATTAGTAAATATATTCTGGAAATGATATATTTTATGCTATTTACAATCATGTTTTTGTAACAGCATAGCGTAAGAATTTTGAGATTTATTAAGCAATTTCTTCGTCAGAAAGCTCAATAGTTTCTTTAACATCAAATAATATTCTGCCACAATGCTCACATACTATAAGTCTTTTTTTAGAACGAATTTCTGCTTGTGTTTGTGCTGGTATAAATCCAAAACAACCACCACATGCATTTCTATCTACATTTACAACTGCTAAACCGTTTTTGTAAGAATTTCTAATTCTAGTATATGCATTTAATAATCTGTCTTCAATA carries:
- a CDS encoding chromosome condensation regulator — encoded protein: MKNLKLITLMLCIILATACKKEKNTTKIVAIATGFEYSLVLRADNTLWACGNNSAGQLGDGTNTHKNQLIKITDNVKAISAKSSHTLLLKKDNTLWACGSNAYGQLGDSTTTNRNTLVKIADNVSAINAGIFHSLVLKTDNTLWACGDNDYGQLGDGSNTDRNQLKKITDNVKEISAGGYYSLVLKMDNTLWACGSNAGGELGDGTITDKNTLVKIADNVSTMSAGTSHTLVLKNDHTLWACGSNFFGQLGNGSYADTNRLTKITENVKAMNAGYDYTLVLKNDNSLWVCGYNSSGQLGDGTTIEKVILVKIANNVSTMSAVGLHCLVLKNDNSLFASGNNYYGQLGDRTTTDKYTLTPMYIPW
- a CDS encoding glycosyltransferase: MMKKNILFLTTQLPFPPHSGGIIKSYRTALHLSQKHHVDIACLLKDNNEIYLEQIKHEIPYQEIFYAKADIPRTAKNIVIANSKLKPISFYRNYSKELQKILDNVWQKYDVIFVDHVDMFQYIPKQYFSKTIIHQHNAEFKMWKRAAAVEKNLIKKLILQIQATLLQRLEIQYCNETKAILASPNDELELKNNGVQNNNFHTTYHLGDDNLIDEPALHFDKNNFQLLYIGTLTWEANIDGLLWFFDEIWDKLKAQIPQITFNIIGKNPDKRIVEKVKNIKEVKLLGFVDDVEPYFKQAKCFIVPLRFGSGIKVKVISAMYRGIPCVTTSIGTEGLKAENKKHIFIADDATIFAEDIITLMNDEQVWNTLAIESRKIAIQEYSWSSVFEIIDNLIATY
- the lpxK gene encoding tetraacyldisaccharide 4'-kinase, producing the protein MIVNSIKYIISRIYLLIIYIRYWLYKSSFLGSTHFSLPVICIGNLSVGGTGKTPMVAYLIELLQQEYKIGVISRGYKRKTSGFVKVKTTHQSEDVGDEPLLLKLKYPYTEVTVGEQRIYAIPQLLSFAPDVQTIIMDDGFQHLSVKAQLNILLTTYQNPFWNDKILPLGSLREPIQAKDRADIIIVSNCKPTIANDEMLQLEQKINPTPHQKVFFSYIQYNTIYALFHNHSIPDEQLILITGIANSASIYSHLNSIHNIQHYEYNDHHHYTINDFEEILAEEKSKNWITTEKDAVKFLPHKAWFEAKQINIWVQPIQIKIKSRNSQTFEQTIKAYLDYYFTNKY
- a CDS encoding acyl-CoA dehydrogenase family protein produces the protein MSAGATTKNLLKGGEFLVKETDFNDVFTPQDVSEEQQAIRQAAVDFLDAEVLKHPHLANEVDLELTKTLLEKIGELGLLGLAIPEEYGGMGQDYNTNSIVVEAMAKARSFTLSWGAHVGIGSLPIVYFGNEEQKQKYLPKLASGELKACYCLTEPGSGSDALGAKTRADLNAEGTHYILNGQKMWITNSGFADVFIVFAQIDGDKFTGFIVEKDMPGLSLGAEEKKMGIKGSSTRLVFLENVKVPKENLLGEIGKGHLIAFNILNIGRHKLGIGSVGGAKEVLGHAARYAMERQQFKTPIGKFGAIQYKIAEMAIQIYASESACYRAGDSIDNMEKELINQGKPFQEAILGAADEYSIECAFLKVHGSEVLDYCVDEAVQVHGGMGFSEETDVCGAYRDARINRIFEGTNEINRLLTVDMLIRRAMGGKIDLMTPAMAIQKELMSVPDFSSDDDENILSNEIKAVKNAKKAVLLTAGAAVQKLMQKLKHEQEILMNIADMILEVYAMESSLLRLQKSIAKNGEAACELEIAIVKTYISDAMEKINIHGKHALQSFADGDELRIMLMGLKRYTKSDIYNTKVARRKIADKVLEEGRYCF